The Microbacterium paraoxydans genome includes a window with the following:
- a CDS encoding DUF4287 domain-containing protein: MSFQAYLDKVETQTGLTPRQFIALAQEQGFDESTKSTVVLNWLKQEYGLGHGHAQAMVHVILKGPKISDKHVGTTGAHADKTDELWLDGKDSNPHR, encoded by the coding sequence ATGTCCTTCCAGGCGTACCTCGACAAGGTCGAGACCCAGACCGGCCTCACGCCGCGGCAGTTCATCGCCCTCGCGCAGGAGCAGGGGTTCGACGAGAGCACGAAGTCCACCGTCGTCCTGAACTGGCTCAAGCAGGAGTACGGCCTCGGCCACGGCCACGCGCAGGCGATGGTCCACGTCATCCTCAAGGGGCCGAAGATCAGCGACAAGCACGTCGGCACGACCGGGGCGCACGCCGACAAGACCGACGAGCTCTGGCTCGACGGCAAGGACAGCAACCCGCACCGCTGA
- a CDS encoding cupin domain-containing protein: MTEIHVPPLVPSGAIRIGTGRSRRFVGADHGAAVSYFFVENQPGEGPGLHWHPYSETWIVLEGTVRIRIGDDVLVARAGDTATAPAFTPHGFTNAGTGLLRILCIHASDTIIQTFLDED, from the coding sequence ATGACCGAGATCCACGTTCCTCCCCTCGTCCCGAGCGGTGCGATCCGCATCGGCACAGGGCGCAGCCGCCGATTCGTCGGCGCCGACCACGGAGCCGCCGTCTCCTACTTCTTCGTCGAGAACCAGCCCGGAGAAGGGCCGGGGCTGCACTGGCACCCCTACTCTGAGACCTGGATCGTGCTCGAGGGCACGGTGCGGATCCGGATCGGCGACGACGTCCTCGTCGCGCGAGCCGGAGACACCGCCACCGCGCCCGCCTTCACGCCGCACGGCTTCACCAACGCGGGGACCGGACTCCTCCGGATCCTGTGCATCCACGCGTCCGACACGATCATCCAGACGTTCCTCGACGAGGACTGA
- a CDS encoding ArsR/SmtB family transcription factor, with translation MDRNSAPVEGVDHPDHRVEFHLSAGDIQAVRFGISPGHELAHAVRVLLRPAAHPLQWGWLRTAREGLPRDAFALLATVIGDDGYLPDFLTSTPRGDLTPEAELTALRKAALDPLRVDLGKRIQRSTGAQRQALRDLSARPARARAMIADAWEEVWEAALAPAWPQLERLLRADIAVRARAIATTGIAGMAGALHPQVSWGAGAVRVSLRRHSEDVDCRGSGLVLVPSVLSSWGCLVLTEPPAQPTLFYPARGVTAGWARDTTETVAALGALLGPARAGILLTAGTPRTTSEVAADAGLALSTASHHLTVLRDAGLVVSEREGSRMQHVRTPLGEALVGALL, from the coding sequence GTGGATCGAAACTCCGCGCCGGTCGAGGGCGTCGACCACCCGGATCACCGGGTCGAGTTCCACCTGAGTGCCGGCGACATCCAGGCGGTGCGGTTCGGCATCTCCCCCGGGCACGAACTGGCGCATGCGGTGCGCGTGCTCCTCCGCCCGGCGGCGCACCCCCTGCAGTGGGGGTGGCTCCGCACCGCGCGGGAGGGGCTGCCTCGCGACGCCTTCGCGCTCCTGGCGACGGTGATCGGCGACGACGGCTACCTCCCGGACTTCCTCACCAGCACGCCGCGCGGCGACCTGACCCCCGAGGCGGAACTCACCGCACTGCGGAAGGCGGCACTCGACCCGCTGCGGGTCGACCTCGGCAAGCGGATCCAGCGCTCGACGGGTGCACAGCGTCAGGCCCTGCGCGACCTGTCCGCCCGGCCGGCGCGCGCCCGTGCGATGATCGCCGATGCCTGGGAGGAGGTCTGGGAGGCCGCGTTGGCACCGGCCTGGCCTCAGCTGGAGCGCCTCCTCCGGGCCGACATCGCCGTTCGCGCCCGGGCGATCGCGACGACCGGCATCGCCGGGATGGCCGGAGCCCTCCATCCCCAGGTCTCGTGGGGCGCGGGCGCGGTGCGGGTCTCGCTCCGCCGCCACAGCGAGGACGTGGACTGCCGCGGCAGCGGTCTGGTGCTGGTGCCCTCCGTCCTCTCGTCCTGGGGCTGCCTGGTGCTCACCGAGCCGCCGGCGCAGCCGACGCTGTTCTATCCCGCCCGTGGCGTGACCGCGGGGTGGGCACGGGACACCACCGAGACCGTGGCCGCCCTGGGCGCCCTGCTCGGCCCGGCGCGCGCCGGCATCCTCCTCACCGCGGGGACGCCCCGCACGACCTCGGAGGTGGCCGCCGATGCGGGGCTCGCGCTGTCGACGGCGTCACACCATCTCACCGTGCTGCGGGACGCCGGACTCGTGGTGAGCGAGCGGGAGGGCTCCCGCATGCAGCACGTGCGCACCCCCTTGGGCGAGGCGCTCGTCGGCGCGCTGCTCTGA
- a CDS encoding Lrp/AsnC family transcriptional regulator, with translation MDDSVDRAILATISRDGRATLSQLSDAVGLSVSAVQSRLRRLETRGVITGYRAILDPEQAGTPLSAFIEITPLDPAQPDNAPELLEHLDAIEACHSIAGDASYMLFVRVPTPRDLEQLVRDVRLAANVSTRTTVVLQTYYEHRPIIPVSTTE, from the coding sequence ATGGATGATTCTGTCGACCGTGCGATCCTGGCGACCATCTCCCGCGACGGGCGGGCGACGCTGTCGCAGCTCTCCGACGCCGTCGGGCTGTCGGTGTCGGCGGTGCAGTCCCGGCTGCGGCGGCTCGAGACCCGCGGCGTCATCACCGGCTACCGCGCGATCCTCGATCCCGAGCAGGCGGGCACTCCGTTGTCCGCCTTCATCGAGATCACCCCGCTCGATCCGGCCCAGCCCGACAACGCCCCCGAGCTTTTGGAGCACCTCGACGCGATCGAGGCCTGCCACTCCATCGCCGGCGACGCGAGCTACATGCTCTTCGTCCGGGTGCCGACGCCGCGCGACCTGGAGCAGCTCGTCCGCGACGTCCGGCTCGCGGCGAACGTGAGCACCCGCACGACCGTGGTCCTGCAGACCTACTACGAGCACCGGCCCATCATCCCGGTCTCGACCACCGAGTAG
- a CDS encoding DUF6421 family protein: MSLVSANSSAVQAVVGEPEVVEDASIAENSAAWAQLKQAAIAIRELQIKDGSIPGASTSSATQDQATALVGQITAAIRALAPAFPHDADYLAASVADFERWASEGFGVPDFLDSLVAFQPQQHRIDGIRHLVVFPMYTQNGSSDRLVEALIVETIWPEFIAALEAGDYGNKLFVSLRLVDFTPGYDTNSAVLFPETVAMREIPTFTWGAIFQDREAARYRRVVRAASEITNLDLPERAAAMLEDQEVAEKTFVMWDIIHDRTHMRGDLPFDPFMIKQRMPFFLYSLEEMRCDMTAFRESVKIERALDARVAAGEELTETEREMHEYAHLVQYAVIFDRIFRFAITGTRVRNYDAVGGQLLFAWLHQRGVLRWTDTALAFDWENVPDAVVALGDAIDDLYWHSIDRPKVAHWLAAYELVRGTLTPHPASQWARGLSDEILAGAPKGYTDAVLDDEFPLSMFFETLDKKMKPVIESTVGIRGTDD, translated from the coding sequence ATGTCCCTCGTTTCCGCCAACAGTTCCGCTGTTCAGGCCGTCGTCGGCGAACCCGAGGTCGTCGAGGATGCGTCGATCGCGGAGAACTCCGCCGCCTGGGCACAGCTCAAGCAGGCCGCGATCGCCATCCGTGAGCTGCAGATCAAGGACGGCTCGATCCCTGGCGCTTCGACGAGCTCAGCGACCCAGGACCAGGCGACCGCCCTCGTCGGGCAGATCACCGCCGCGATCCGGGCACTCGCGCCCGCCTTCCCGCACGACGCGGACTACCTCGCCGCCTCCGTCGCCGACTTCGAGCGCTGGGCGTCCGAGGGCTTCGGCGTGCCCGACTTCCTCGACTCGCTCGTGGCGTTCCAGCCGCAGCAACACCGCATCGACGGGATCCGCCACCTCGTGGTCTTCCCGATGTACACGCAGAACGGCTCCAGCGACCGCCTGGTCGAGGCGCTCATCGTCGAGACCATCTGGCCGGAGTTCATCGCCGCACTCGAGGCGGGCGACTACGGCAACAAGCTCTTCGTCTCGCTGCGCCTCGTGGACTTCACGCCCGGCTACGACACGAATTCCGCGGTGCTCTTCCCGGAGACCGTCGCTATGCGCGAGATCCCGACCTTCACCTGGGGCGCGATCTTCCAGGACCGTGAGGCCGCCCGTTACCGCCGCGTGGTCCGTGCGGCCTCGGAGATCACCAACCTCGACCTCCCCGAGCGTGCGGCGGCGATGCTGGAGGATCAGGAGGTCGCCGAGAAGACCTTCGTGATGTGGGACATCATCCACGACCGCACCCACATGCGCGGAGACCTGCCGTTCGACCCGTTCATGATCAAGCAGCGGATGCCGTTCTTCCTCTACTCGCTGGAGGAGATGCGCTGCGACATGACGGCGTTCCGCGAGTCGGTGAAGATCGAGCGAGCGCTGGATGCCCGGGTCGCCGCGGGCGAGGAGCTCACGGAGACCGAGCGGGAGATGCACGAGTACGCGCACCTCGTGCAGTACGCCGTGATCTTCGACCGCATCTTCCGCTTCGCCATCACCGGCACGCGCGTGCGCAACTACGACGCGGTCGGCGGTCAGCTCCTGTTCGCGTGGCTGCACCAGCGCGGCGTGCTGCGCTGGACCGACACGGCGCTCGCCTTCGACTGGGAGAACGTGCCGGACGCCGTGGTGGCCCTCGGGGACGCGATCGACGACCTGTACTGGCACTCGATCGACCGCCCCAAGGTCGCGCACTGGCTCGCCGCGTACGAGCTGGTCCGCGGCACGCTGACCCCGCATCCTGCCTCACAGTGGGCGCGCGGCCTGTCGGACGAGATCCTCGCCGGGGCCCCGAAGGGCTACACCGACGCGGTCCTGGACGACGAGTTCCCGTTGTCGATGTTCTTCGAGACCCTCGACAAGAAGATGAAGCCGGTCATCGAGTCGACGGTCGGCATCCGCGGTACGGACGACTGA